GCAGCGCGCGCAGCTCGGGGCGAGCGGGGTGCACACCAAGGCGCCAAGATCCATCAGGGCCTGGTTCACCTCCCCCGGCGGCCCCGCCGCCAGAAGGGAGCGGGCCGCGCGCTCCAGGACTTGGCGATTCGGGGAGCTTTCCGGATGGCCTCGAAGCGCCAGCATCCGGCTCAGGACTCTCATCCCGTTTCCATCGAGCGCCGGCTCGGGCCGGGCGAAGGCGATGCTGGCGAGCGCGCCGGCGGTGTACCGGCCCACCCCCGGCAGCCGGCGCAGCTGCGCGGCCTCGCACGGGATCGCTCCACCGAGCCGCTCCATGACCTGCCGCGCGGCGGCGTGCAGGTGGCGGGCGCGCCGGTAGTAGCCCAGCCCCGACCATGCCGCGAGAACCTCCGGGAGCGCCGCGCGCGCCAGCGACCGCAGCGTCGGAAACCGTCTCAGGAAGCGCGCGTAATAGGGAATGACCGTCCCGACCTGAGTCTGCTGGAGCATGATCTCCGAGACCCAGATCCGGTAAGGATCGTCCGTCCTTCTCCATGGAAGATCTCTGCCGTTCCTGCGGTACCAGAGAAGGAGGCGCGGGCCCGCCGCCGCCGGAAGGCGGCGCCGGGAGCCTGTCGGCGGTGCCATTTGATGCCCCTCGGAGGATCGGAATCCGGCGGAAGGATAGCCCGGCAGGCGCGCCGGCGCCATTCCCGGGGTCTTTGACAGTCCCGCCGCCGACCGGTAGGATTTTCGGCGGACTCGGCGATCCGCCGCAACTGCAAGGAGAATCCCACATGCCCGCGAGACTGGTTGACTACCGCGTGGAGGGCGGCATCGCCGTCGTGGAGATGAACGATCCTCCCGCCAACACTTACACGCACGAGATGATGCGGCAGCTGGACGACGCCATCCTCCAGGCCCGGTTCGACGACTCGGTGCACGTCCTGGTCCTGCGCGGCGCCGGAGAGAAGTTCTTTTCGGCGGGCGCCGACATCCGGATGCTCGCCTCAGCCACGCCGCGCTTCAAGTACTACTTCTGCCTCCATGCCAACGAGACGTTGGCGCGCCTCGAGCAGACTCCGAAGCTGGTGATCGCGGCTCTCAACGGCCACGCCGTCGGAGGCGGACTGGAGATTGCGCTGGCCGCCGACTTCCGGATCGCCCGGCGCGGGGGAGGCAAGATCGGCCTCCCCGAGGTCTCGCTGGGCGTGCTCCCCGGCACGGGCGGCACCCAGCGCCTCGTCCGGCTCCTGGGAAAGGCGCGCGCCCTGGAGCTGATGGCGACCGGAGGGACTTTCGACTTCGACGAGGCGCTGCGCCACGGCCTCGTGAGCCGCCTGTTCGAGCCGGAGGATTTCTTCCCCCGCGTCCTGGAGTTCGCCAGGGAGTTCTGCCCCCCCCGCAAGGCCTCGCTGGCGGTCGGGAAGATCAAGCGCGCCGTGCATTCCGGCGCGGAGGCCTCCTTCGCCGAGGGGCTGGCTCTCGAGCGGGAGCTGCAGCAGCAGCTTTTCGAAAGCGACGACGCCCGGGAAGGAATCCAAGCCTATCTGGAGAAACGTGAAGCGAAATTCACCGCCCGGTGAAGGCGCGGCTCCTCCTCCCCGTCCGACGAGATCAGAGACGCAGAGGCCTCGCCGGGGAGTCCGCAAGAGTCGGCCTCGATGACCGAGGCGATCCGCGTCGGCTTCATCATCGGCCAGCTCCACCGCGGCGGGACCGAGCGGCAGCTTTACGAGCTGGCCACGCGCCTCACCGGCGGCCCCTGCAGCCCTTACGTCTATTGCTTCTCCCAGGTCCTCGAGCCGTACGGTCCGATGCTCACCGCGGCCGGCGTGCCGCTGCGCTTCATCCCCCGCCGCCGGAGGATGGAGCTGCGGCGGGTCCGGGCCCTGGCGCGCCTGTTCCGCCAGGATCACCTCGATCTCGTCCACTCCTTGTCGTTCCACGCGAACCTTTACGCGTACCTGGCGCTCCGAGGCCGGCCCGGCCGGCTGATCGCCTCCAACCGCTACTACGTCCCCGGCGGCGCCGGGCCGGTGAGCTGGATCAACGGCCTGGCGCTCCGGCGCTCCGCCCGGGTGGTCGTCAACTCCGAGACGGGGAAGGCATTCACGGCCGAGCATTTCAGGGTCCCGCCCGAGCGGATCAAGGTCATCCCGAACGGGGTCGATGCGGCCCGCTTCACCCCACCGCTCTTCCCCGCCGCGATCCGGCCGGAGCTGGGCATTCCCCCCGGCGCGCCGCTGGTCGGCTTGATCGGCCGGATCACCGCGCAGAAGCGCGTCGACATCTTCCTGGAAGCGGCGCGTCGCGTCTCCGAGAAGCTCCCCGGCGCGCGCTTCCTGATCGTCGGCAAGGGCGAGCTGATGGAGGCGATGCGGCGGAAGACGAGCCAGCTGGGTCTTGACGACCTGGCGATCTTCACGGGAGGCCGCGACGACGTTCCGGATCTGCTCGCGGCGCTCGATCTGCTGGTCCTGTGCAGCGACGACGAGGGACTTCCGAACGTGATCCTGGAGGCGATGGCGGCGCGCAAACCGGTGGTCGCGACGGACGTCGGAGCGTGCCGCGAGCTGGTCGCCGAAGGGGTCACGGGACATCTCGTCGCGCGGCGGGACTCCGAGGCCCTCGCCGCGGCCATCCTCCGGGTGCTGCTCCTCCCCGACCGGGGCCGGGCGATCGGAGAGGCGGGGCACCGCCGGGCCGTCGGGGAGTTCGGAGTCGACGCGATGGCCGCGAAGTTCCGCGATCTGTTCCAGGAGGTCCACGCCCAGGCCGCCCGGCGATCGCCAGGCTGAAGGCGACGGCGGCGCGGCCCCGGCGGCCTTGACCTGCTCGTGCGCTCCCCCTAGACTTCTTCGGTCCGCCCAGGGAGACCTCCGTGAAAGTCGTCCGAATCCACGAGCACGGCGGCC
The DNA window shown above is from Candidatus Polarisedimenticolia bacterium and carries:
- the mutY gene encoding A/G-specific adenine glycosylase, coding for MAPPTGSRRRLPAAAGPRLLLWYRRNGRDLPWRRTDDPYRIWVSEIMLQQTQVGTVIPYYARFLRRFPTLRSLARAALPEVLAAWSGLGYYRRARHLHAAARQVMERLGGAIPCEAAQLRRLPGVGRYTAGALASIAFARPEPALDGNGMRVLSRMLALRGHPESSPNRQVLERAARSLLAAGPPGEVNQALMDLGALVCTPLAPSCARCPAKRGCRARAAGLEAVLPELRRGRAPIELQAAVAVIRRGDACLLVQRADRDLMKGLWEFPGGFLQAGERPAEALARLGRDCLGVALRAGERIAELRQSITYRRVRVGAYAAILSEPLPRRAGRSATKRRWVRPSDLVRLPHGSATRRIFEKLERPSSRSASSPARGRRAGR
- a CDS encoding enoyl-CoA hydratase/isomerase family protein — its product is MPARLVDYRVEGGIAVVEMNDPPANTYTHEMMRQLDDAILQARFDDSVHVLVLRGAGEKFFSAGADIRMLASATPRFKYYFCLHANETLARLEQTPKLVIAALNGHAVGGGLEIALAADFRIARRGGGKIGLPEVSLGVLPGTGGTQRLVRLLGKARALELMATGGTFDFDEALRHGLVSRLFEPEDFFPRVLEFAREFCPPRKASLAVGKIKRAVHSGAEASFAEGLALERELQQQLFESDDAREGIQAYLEKREAKFTAR
- the pelF gene encoding GT4 family glycosyltransferase PelF, with protein sequence MTEAIRVGFIIGQLHRGGTERQLYELATRLTGGPCSPYVYCFSQVLEPYGPMLTAAGVPLRFIPRRRRMELRRVRALARLFRQDHLDLVHSLSFHANLYAYLALRGRPGRLIASNRYYVPGGAGPVSWINGLALRRSARVVVNSETGKAFTAEHFRVPPERIKVIPNGVDAARFTPPLFPAAIRPELGIPPGAPLVGLIGRITAQKRVDIFLEAARRVSEKLPGARFLIVGKGELMEAMRRKTSQLGLDDLAIFTGGRDDVPDLLAALDLLVLCSDDEGLPNVILEAMAARKPVVATDVGACRELVAEGVTGHLVARRDSEALAAAILRVLLLPDRGRAIGEAGHRRAVGEFGVDAMAAKFRDLFQEVHAQAARRSPG